The genomic segment CTTGGGTGAAACAAGGGCAGTTCGAATCAGAGAAAATTGAGGAATTCGCCCGTCAATTCTTCACGTATCAAGATGGGCAAGCGACAAAACGCATTGTGGATCATCTGTTAGATCATGTGCAGTCGCCTGCCGTGTCACCTGAAAAAACGACAATCGTGTAAATACGATCATCTTGAAGGACATCACACAGTATATAGAGAAACCCGGACGATTCTACTTTTTAAAAAAAGTGAGAATCATCCGGGTTTTTTTGATCGGTTTTCTGACAGGAATGAGGGAAACGTGCAGAAGAAAAAGCGATTATTTGATCAACTTCGTTTGGGGAGGAAGTTGCAAAATAATCGCTTATGACTGTATAAATGGGGCTTGATTGGCGCGAGCAGGGGTAGCTCGCAGGATGCGCACTCCTTAAAAGTGCGTTAACTTTTCGCGGGCAGGTGTCCGTTTTTTTAGTGGTGGAATCATCGCAGGCCAACCGAGTTGGATGACACCGGCGACACGTTCTTCATCATGGGCACCGACGAGTGTCGCATATTCGTCTGTAAACCAATGTTTCCCGCTTTTCCAGCAGCTTCCTAAACCAAGTTCCGATGCGAGCAGTTGGATGTTTTGAATCATCGCAGCAGTCGCAAGTAAATCTTCTGTCTGTTGATCGTCTGTTCCTTGAACGTGATAAAGGACCGTCAAGAACACCGGTACTGCACTTATCTTTTCTTTAAAGGAAAGGCGTTGCTCATCCGTCTTTTGATCGAATTGACCACGTGCTTCAAGGAGCTCCATCAATTGTTCGACATACCGGACTTGTCCTTCACCAATCGCGAGAACGAAACGCCATGGTTCACGTAACTTATGATTCGGTGCATAAATCGCAGCTTCTAAGATTTCTTCAATCATTTCGGATGGAACAGGTTGATCGGTGTAGGAACGAACCGAACGTCGTTCTAAAATGAGTTGTCGTGCATTCATCACTATCATCTCCTGACCTAAGTACTCTTAAAATATAAATGATAACGATTATCATTGTCAATGATAATTCGAAAAATAAAACGAACAGTGACTCGATTTCAACGGAAGTCATCGTTCGTTTCATGTGGTTATTGTTTTTTGCTTGCTGTCGTAGCGAGTTTCTTTTTGACTTGGCGTAATCGCAGTAATGCCATTAAATAATGTGCAAAATAAATTGTGAAACCAAAGAAAATCGGGATCGCAAGTCCGAGTTTTACACCCGGAACAGCCGTCAAGTTAATGTAAAGCAAGACCGTCATCGATAACGTATAAAACGTTGCTTCAAGCAACTGCGGCATGATGTGTTTACGCTTCAAGAAAAACGAGCGGATAAGCGGTAAGATGACGAGGCTGACGAGCCGATCAATTAGACCAATCACGAGCACGCTGATGACGATTGCGAGACCCCCTTCGAACTGTAAGAGGTTCGGAAAGACATAGTACGAGACAAGCACTAACGGACCGACCAGTAAGAAAATCGAGACCGAAGCACGGAAAAAGACGAAGAGACTATTAATACTCGTTAAAAACGCACGCGAGATTTTTTGCGACCAGGAAAGAGATGGTCGTCCGACCTGCCACGCGAAGCAACAGGCGAAAATGAACGCGTAAAATTGAAGGAAGGCAACCATAAAGCATCTCCTTTTGATATGAACTCAATGAACCTAGTGTAGCGATATTAGAGAAGAAGTGCAAAGGTGAACGATTAAAAAGCCAGCTGACGATGTGCCGTCAACTGGCTTTACAAGACGCGTTAATCTAAATTCGGTTCTTTTTTTCCATGAAGGAAGAATGACAAGACGAGTGCGAGAGCAGACAAGACAGTCGCCACCCAAAAGGCATCTGTAATTCCACTGATCGTCGCTTGTTTCGTCAATTGCGTCAACCAGCTAACGGATGCGGCTTG from the Exiguobacterium oxidotolerans JCM 12280 genome contains:
- a CDS encoding nitroreductase family protein, producing the protein MNARQLILERRSVRSYTDQPVPSEMIEEILEAAIYAPNHKLREPWRFVLAIGEGQVRYVEQLMELLEARGQFDQKTDEQRLSFKEKISAVPVFLTVLYHVQGTDDQQTEDLLATAAMIQNIQLLASELGLGSCWKSGKHWFTDEYATLVGAHDEERVAGVIQLGWPAMIPPLKKRTPAREKLTHF